GATAATAGTTTCGGCCTCGGAGTTGTCCGTGACGAAGGGGTCTTCAGATTCCCCGGTTTTGGCCacgtttttctttcttccagCACCAGCGCCCTTGCGCTTGCCTTGTCCAGAGGGGGCAGTGGGAGAAGTAGTCGAAGTAGTGCTCGCATTTGTCGGCTTAGTCGTAGCCTCGAGATTGGTGAAGCCGTACCGCTTGCGAAGGGCACGGAACCTGTTGGCAACAGATGCAGTGTTGGTATAGCCCAACGCGGCTCCAACATTGGCCAAAATAACCTGAATAGATATCAGCAATGCTAAACCCAATGGTAGTAAGGCTTGTTCGTGGACTATCTGCTTACAGCCCTACTCTCGTCAATGTTTCGCAGGCACTCGATAATGAACCGGGCATCTTGCTGGTTCAGAAACTCGCCCTCTTCAGGAGTGGTGCTCCGGCCGGATGCCATGGTCTCCAATGGCTGATCGTGGGGATTTGTCGGTTTGTAGGAAACTTGACTTGGAAGTAATAATATGATGGAAAGTCACCAATGTATTCAGTTCACTTTGGAAGTGAGGTGATAATGGCACGTAGGAGTGATGGTGAATGGATACGAACTGTAGGTGAGGAACACACTGAAAGAGGTGAGAAAACCAGTGGTATATTTTTGCACACAATGGATGGAGTGATTGGGAATAAAATTTCAGACTTCGTCCAGCTTGATGGGTGTTGGTTTAGTATCCTACTATTGTGTCATTGGTTTGGTGAATTGAGATGACTGTCATCACGGTGATAGAGAGTTGTGTTAGAGAGACAAGGTGATGCGACATAATCACTTTCTATGcaataaagaagaaacataTAGGCCTTACAGCTAAATTGTTACATGTGAGATCAAGTAGAGGTTCTTATCTACTATTGCCTACCATGTCAGTGGCAGTCGGATCTCTTATCTAGGCCTTACATGGTTTCATGAAGCAACCGGTGGCTCTCGGTCTCGATATGTAGCGACTCGCTTGTCCGTGCAATAACCTCGGTATCAAGCTAATTATGTAGATAAGTTTCTGTACGAGTAAAGCATGAAATCGAACCTCCTTCTACATGCTACTTGGAGTCCGTCGTAGACCCTGCCGCCCAGATCTATTCTAGAAGACACAATAACCATCTCTAAAATAGTGTTGTAGCATCAAAGACAAAAGTGCTAAAAGTACATGTGTAGAAAGCTATTACAGACACGTAAACAAGTACACAAAAGATCTCATCAACCCTTATGCTCTCTAGCAATATTCAGTCCAGGCGCAAACATGCCACAGAACTCCACCTCGCCGCTGCTTGCATTCACCACCTCCACTTGTGGTTCTTCCACCTTGATGAAAACGTCGCTCAACCTATGATCCTCATCTGACTCCAACTTTGTAGGAGGCCAGGAGTAAGCTGAACTCGGCTGGCGCTCAAATCCGATTGTAGGGCTCAAGAAGCTCGAGGTCGCACTGTACGTTGTCAATTCAGTAGGAGACACTGTCATTTGGGCGTAAGGAGGGGTGATTGTCCTGGCAGGCGAGTCCGATATTATATGATATGTGACGCCGGGGATATCAGCCAAGGCCGGGAACCCTTGGGCATGTGGATCGGCCTTGATATAGGAAGTTGGCTCGCTTGAAGATGCCAGAGGTTCTTGTTTGAGCACCGGTTTCATATCAGGGGAATTGGCTTCTTTCAGCAAGTCTGCCTTGCAAGGGCTTAGTTTGGACCTATTCGGGCTTTTTTTGGTACGAGACGCTCGGGGTGTTGATGTGATGCCTTCCATCTGCTGCCTGAAGCGAGAGTAACGCATTCGGGCTGCATGACCGTTGGAGATCTCGAGTTGATTTGCAACGAGGCCCCAATCAATCTGTTCAACTGCTCAGCTGGCTCACATGTTATAGTTCTGGAAGTCAACTTACTGATTTGAGATCAAGCTGTTTGATGATGGTATACAAGAACTTGACTGTCGGGCCGTCAGTCGGCATGGCTTTGCTACGTCGGACGGTGGTCATGGCTGCAATCCAAACAGAAGAGAGCCGAAAAATGAAGTTAGATTAATTATGCTGATGAAACACTTAGTAGATGCTCAAGTTGTGCTAGAAGATTGGAAATCTGAAGTTGACAGAAGAACATGCACTTTGGCGCACAGAAGGTGGAATATATAGACCACTTCCTCCCATATATTGAAAGTATCCAGTATTGCTAAGCAGAGCGGTAATTAAAAACAAAGACAGGTTGTTATACTACTGTTAGACTTAGCTGAGAGAAGTAAAGTACCTTTGTCATCTACAAAGAATGAATGGATAGCTTTGTAGTCCCGGAGACGCCACCTGCATGTCTCATCTGTTCCATTctagctaataatataatccTCTAACAGGAAAGATAAACTGAGTTTGGGGCGAATCTATTTCACTGCAAATAGAGCACAACAAATACAGGGTTTCGTTGGTGACTTTATGTACTATTATCACGTGGATTTGTTTTTGCCCTGAATCAACTATATCCTTAAACTTGGAGGCAAACAGACATTGTTGATCTTGGAATGTCTTGTAGAGAATATTAATACAGTCAGTAAAAGATGAAAGCAACAAAAATATATCCATAGGGGCCGAGACCATTGTGACCtcataaataaataaacattttgtttcttgtcaAAATATTCTGCGCACTACCTTACCAGTCAAGAATATAGTGAAAATAATACATATATTCAATAGTCATTGTTCTTTGTATGTGGAGTACTAGTTCCTGCAGAAATCCATCTCAGGAGCTTAAGAATTAGTCTCTCATTTTGAGCCATGTCTGTGTGATTAGGATATACAAACTGTTACGATAGACTATTGCCCACTCTCAGTCTTCAGCGCTGCACTTACCATATATGGTATTCTACGTAAGGGGCAACAACTTTTCCTTGTTAGGTGCCTACAGCGGTGACTCGATGCCTAAAACGCTGATTAGTGCTTAGGAGCGTCAGCTACAAAATGATTTATCACATTAGCCTACATTATACTAGAAAAACTGAACAATTTCCGTCTGCCTTGAATGTAGGGTTTGATATGTAGGGTGGGTCATGACTAATCTTATCAAGGACTGCCCCTCCTCCCCACATGCTCACAAACGCTCATACATCTACGTATCAGTAATTGCTGCAAGATATTTTGTATAAAATTTGACCACTTTGCCGCCACAATGTCTTTGGTCGCCATAGGTGCATGCTATGTTGATACTATCTTAACGTTGGTTGGCACCACCTTCACCCGGCGCTTAAGTACACACTAGCTCATTATGTCTGTCCAGAACCCCTCATTACCCAGGCGAAGATGAAAAACTACGCGCTACCAATATCTCACGGCGAAGAGGAGGCAACTGCCCTAACACCCTGGAGGTGCTCCAGCAATTGACCGTCCATAGCCCGTCGCAAACAGGGGTATCGCTGAATCTTATTGCTGTTCTGCCAGCAAAATCTTCTATTGCAACTCAGCAAATCCAGTCTGCCTTTGAGCCTCGTGTTCAGCTCACCCATTGTATCTATCGAGAGCAATATGCAGAGCCGGCTTCAAGTTATATCTTCAAAAGCCAGTCCTCTGGGAGCAGGACTATTGTTAACTATAATGAACTCCCGGAGATGACGGTCGAGGAGTTTAAGCGAATCGCAGACGACCTAGGTTCAAAGGCCACATGGTTTCATTTTGAGGTCCGCCAATTCTTTTGAGATCCTTTAGCATCAATGTACTTATAAATTGTAAATCTAGGGTCGCATACCTGATGTCACGCTGGCCTGTATACAATATCTTCGGCAACAgtttccttctttgataATCAGTGTCGAAGTAGAAAAGCCAGGACGAGAAGGCCTACAGGAGCTGGCTATGGAAGCTGACGTTGTCTTCTACTCCAAAAGCTGGGCTCAGGTAATCTCGCTCGCGCTTACAATGTTAAGAACTTTTTGCTAAGAGTTAAACAGGGAAATGGTTACACATCAGCCAAAGAGTGCCTCCAGAAGCAATCTCTAATTACACGCAAGGCGTGAGTGTCATGGTTTCTTTGCGCCGTCTCCCAAAGGCTGACTCGAGACATCAGGCAATTTCTCTTCTGCACATGGGGTGAGGAAGGTGCTGTGGCGCTAGAGACACGTTCTGGTGACATGATTCACAGTCCAGCTTATACTGCACCAGACTTCAAGGTTGTTGAGTAAGTAAATGACAAAAGTACACTGCTGAACTAATCTCGCTAACACTATGTAAGTACTATTGGTGCTGGAGACACATTTATAGCTGGTATGCTATACGCATTGATTTATCGAGGTGATGCTTGGGGCCTTTCACAAAAACTAGGTTTTGCAAATCGGGTGGCAGGCATGAAAGTAGCGCAAGAAGGCTTCTCCGGTCTGGAAAGGGCGTTGAACTCATATCCTTGAATCAAGGGTTTAGCGCGCATATGTAAAATACTGTTCCATATCAAAAATAAGCTCCCCGTGAGATACAACTTGCTATGAAGTACGAAATTAGATCTAACAAATGTAGCAAGAGATCACCACAAAAAACTGGTGTATATATTTGGTAGAGTTCAAGGCGATACTTTTACTTAGCTGAACTTCCTTATGCAGTATTATTTTTCCATTTATCTTGAATCATTGTATACTTGTAGTAAGTATGACATGACCACAACAAGACGACTCCCTGCTAGAATGTCGGCTCAATGGTATGTACGTTGATagaggtactccgtacttatCATGAGTTGCCTTTTTCGATACTATCACGTGAGAGATAAACTGCGGCACAAAGATTTGGAAGGCGGTGAGctttagaaaaatattctGCCCGCAACTTTTTTGGAAGCTTTTCGCTGCGCCGATCAACAACTTAGATTTTCTCTAAACCAGTCTATTTCCCAATTCACAATGGCGGCAGTATATAAGTCAGTATCCAAGAAGCAGGCTAAGCAGCTTGCCAGAGAGCAAGAGCAGGACGACTCAGACGCAGAAATGGCCGACATGGCTGACCTTCTCGCCGACGCCGACGATACAAGCGacagcgaagaggaggaagaagaagacttgGAATCAGCCAAGAAGCAGCTTGCTGCTGGGTATATGCCAAAGACTCGGGTACTTATGTTGACTTCCAGGGGTGTCACATCTCGGTATGTTCATATTGTCTTGGTCCGAATTGAACAAAAAGAACGGTATTGCTGATCGGTTTGATTCTAGCCATCGTCACTTACTCGCCGACCTTGCTGGTCTACTCCCTCATACCCACAAAGAAAGCAAACTCGATACTAAAAAGAAGACCGCTGGATACAACTTACTTCTGAACGATCTCGCCGACCTTCATTCATGCAAcgtcattttcttccttgaggCTCGCAAGCGTGGTCAAGATTTGTACCTCTGGCTCGCTCGTCCCCCGAACGGACCTACACTCAAGTTCCACGTTAACAACTTACACACTATGGGCGAACTGAATGCTGGATTCAGCGGCAACTGCTTGAAGGGTGGTCGTGGTGTTGTGGTTTTTGATCGCTCATTCGACGAACAAGGCCCGGTCATGAGCCAGCCAGGCAACGAATACCGTGGACTGGTCCGGGAGATGCTGCGGGGTGTCTTCTCCGTCCCCAAGCGTGGCGTCAAGGGAATGAAGCCTTTCATCGACCGTATCATTGGTGTGTTTGGCGTCGACGGCAAGATTTGGATTCGCGTGTACGAAATCAGAGAGTCCGAAGCTGGAGGCAAAAAGAAGTCAGAGGATGGCGAGGAAGCTGTGAAGCCTGTACCCAAGGGCAAGGACGGTCTACCAGAGGTTTCTCTTGTCGAGGTCGGACCTCGTTTCGTTTTGACGCCAATTGTCATCCTGGAAGGCAGCTTCGGTGGTCCTGTTATCTACGAGAACAAGGAATACGTGAGCCCGAACCAGGTCCGTCACGATATTCGGATTAGCAAGGCAGCCCGCCACGCGAAGCGCAGAGACATGCAAACCGATCGCTTCGCTAAGCGGACAAACTTGGGATTGGGAGAAGGCCAGCGCAAACCAGGTCCATTGGACAACAAGCAGCTGTTCGCAtgattttttactttatctccgtttcttttcattcattttgtctcttcttgttaGTGTTATTAGACTCGATATCCTAAGGGGATGTACATGTGTTTGAGATGCAAGGGGCACCTTATCATGGTCTAAAAGGCGTCTGGTGTGAAACAACATAATAAAAGTTCAAATGTCATGATGAATTCCAATCTAGGTCTTTCCACTGGCTGATAGGAATCGCTTAATTGTTTAAGCCGAACTATCGCATTAGGGCATCGTGCTGCAGGAACCGTGCGCATTTGACAGAGGGTGGTACCATAGCAACCAAGTATTGAGCGCTATTTATCCTTCGAACTTAGTACATACTTCATAAACTATGAATGATATGAGATTTAAACGTAAGGGCGGAGATTAGATAAGCGCTGATATATAAGAGTCATAACATCCGCCTGGGGCTCGAGTCCATCCCTCCCTCAACCACCATGGCACTATTCTCGCCGTTCAGCCCTCTGCGGCTGTCTGGGCCTGACCTCCATATCACCATGTGTTCTTGTTTCTCTAAGGACCAgatttggtttgttttaGACAGCCCCAAGGGCGGGGTCTCGATTTAGTCCAACTTGCGATCGCGACGGCAGCGCTGGCTTGGGCCGCGACTGTCCACTATATCAAACAAAATCCACTATCCAGCTGTGATATCTAAACTACCTACCTTTTGCGCTTTCATAGTGAGCCAGCAAGGTTCGGGCCCCAGTTTATGTTCGGCGATGACCACAGCTAACGAATGTAGCTCAAAACATATAACAACCATGTCATTCGATCATCTAGCCACGGAGCTATTGCTCCATGTATTTCGTTCCTGTGAAACAATATCCGACATTTTAAACCTCGCATCAACCTGTCGACGGCTCCGTACTGTCTTTAACAGATCCAATAAGCTCCAAATTTTCACCGATATTGCCGAGCGCGAATATGGACCACTAAACGAGATCATCCAAATCGTAACACAAAACGCAAGCCAACCAGCTCACTTAATACGCAAGCCCCCCATGACCAATCCCCTCTTCAAACAAATAGTCCAAGTCGGACGCGTAGCTCAGAAATGGGAGACGATCTATCCCGTCAAGAAATGGAAGGTGGATTATGAAAACCGACGATCATTAACAAATGACGAGCGATTCCGCCTCCGCCGAGCCATCTATCGGTTATGGCTTTACCATCGCGCATTCCATACGCGCACGCATGATCGCTTCAGCCGTAAGCTCCCACACGTCGTTACCGAGCGCGCGCAGCTCCTGCATAACTGGTCCACGCAGGAGCTGGCTGATATCGAGGACGTGCGCCTCATCATTGGCGATGTCGTCCAGAATCATATCTGTCCCAGTAACGGGACGATTCAGCGAAAGTTTCGCAAACGGTTTCCGGAAAGTCACCACCAGTTGGCATTTAACATCCATCTGAATTACCCAGCGTTTGGCTCTCTGGGGTCTCCCGGGCTCTTTGATAACCCGAACTCGGTCGATCAATACTATAATACTGCGCATCCTCCCAATTTAACTGAGTCGCCGGCGAAATATAGATCTAGGTTCCGGAATGACTTTTTCCATGATCCCGGCGCCGAGGGCTGGGGTGATGAGATCCCTCACTACTACGTGGTCCAGGACATGATGAAACTTGATCCAGGCCAGGTGCTCTGGCTGCGCGAACATGCGCCCCTGAAAGAACAGGTAGAGGACTATGTGCACTCCTTGGGAGATTGGTTTCGCGAGAATGGAGAGACATTCGGGGATACACTCGAATGGGtgatgaaagagagaggcGACGATATCGAAGAGTTCAGGGCGGCCATTTCAGACCGGGAGGTAGGAATCATATGGGATGAATGCATAACATAAATGTGCTATGCACTACTGGAACGTATTACGGAGCTACCAATGTACCTACTACGTCCTCTACACAGTCATAACCATATCTCCAAGGATAAGCTCCCTGTAAGCAAGCAAGGGTACAATGCATCCATCCAAAAACCAGGATTTCCACCAAATAAATCCCTCATAACAAGCCACCGCATGAACAACTCACCTCACTTCCCTACAGCAATTTCCTACCGTCCCAAAAATAGAAAACTCCAATGTAATCCAATCTCCCATGCACCAGGTCGAACCTCGGCCGTTATGCAAACGTTCTGGAATCCAAATAACCTAATTAAACCCTCCCCCCAAGACGCCCCTGATCGGCCCACCCTAAACCACACTGGGGGTCGAGAATTCGACACTGTCGACTGGGGCTCTGGGGCGCGAACGGAGAGAGCTAAAGAACCAACCACCAATGGGGGAGTTTGCGGTGGGTTTGCGGACTCCATAGTGGAATTTAAGTACTAGGGCTAGTGTGCTTAGTGCGCGCTGTCTTGTGGGgactttttttctcttgtcgcagaatatatttctagTATGGAGAAGGTATGTGGGAGGTCATGTAAGGATGATGGTGCAGGCAGGGAAACAAGTGAGGCAAGTTGTCACTTGCTGATTCTGACCATGGATCTGGTTTAGCTTGATTATTTTGGGTTGCTTATGGGACATACGTGGACAATGATGATCCCCTGTATTCAAATTTCATGGGCCTCacgctttttttttttgacgTGGGGCTCCCGCTGTTTGGTCGGTGGGCCTTTCGAGACCGCTGAGGTGTTGATGCTCATTATATTCCACTTGCGATGATGCTTTTGAGTGTTAGTCGATTTTAGTATCTGCGACATATGCATACGCCGTATTAATAATTGCTAGTGAATGGTTAGGCTGGTGGTGAAACGGAACTATTGCCGCTGGATTTAGTGATTGATCATGCTGTAATTCGTAATTCCGAACAATGATAACCTCATACACGAACTGCTTTGGCCCTGTACTACGTAGGCGCCGACAAGAACAAACCCAAACTTCGTTTCGATAATTGACCAGAGTGTGTGGAGGGTACATGGGAtgagtaaaaaaaaagacaatgaAGGCCAAAGTAGCGTGCCACGGCGAAGACATGTCCGTAGAAGCCAGAGAATAGGAAATTGTCAATTCCATAAAGGGATAAGAACGAACCAgataaaggaaaagaaagggaaggggaggaaaatCAACAGAATGATGTCTAGGATGTGATGTCCCACAAGCATCATCATACAATGACCGTGTCCCTGGATGCCGTTCCCAACATTCCTCTTGTGTATCATCTCCGCGGAGGCTAAGTAacagacaaaaagaaagatcaagACCATTCGATTATCACATCAcagaataaaataaaaatcgTTGCGGTATGCGTGTCATCCCCTAACAGTAAGAAATCATCTAACAGCAACCCTGCTTCGTCTCAGGATCCTGCGAAGGGTTGATATCCACCACTGGACGACGGTCACCAAGACCGGCCTGGCCCGAGTCGCCGCTGTCAAGAGCCTTGCTGGACACAATCCGGTAGATTTCTAAGTGCGCGTCAGCATgacgaaagaaaataaaaacctGGGTAAAGGCGTATATTGCTAACCTGTGAGGATGTTCTGGAAAGCAAGCTCAACGTTGCTCGCATCAAGAGCAGATGTCTCGATGAAGGAGAGGTTGTTCTCGCCTGAAAGCGAGTTAGCGagccaaagacaaagacaacTCACACTTCGAGTAGGTGTCCGAAACTTACTGGCAAACTgcttggcttcttcggtTGGCACAGCGCGCAGGTGTCTCAAATCGCTCTTATTTCCCACAAGCATGATGACAATGTTAGAATCTGCGTGATCTCTGAGCTCTTTCAACCACCGGTTAACATTATCGTAGGTTTGATGCTTGCTGATGTCGTAAACAAGAAGGGCACCGACGGCACCACGATAGTAGGCAGAGGTAATGGCGCGGTAACGCTCCTGACCAGCAGTGTCCCAGATCTGCGCCTTGATCGTCTTAGAATCGACCTGAATAGAACGGGTTGCGAACTCCACGCCAATGGTCGACTTGGAGTCCAGGTTGAATTCATTGCGGGTGAAACGACTCAGAAGGTTGGACTTTCCAACACCAGAGTCTCCAATAAGCACCACTGTATAATAATTACTGCAAGTTAGTGGTGCTGTTCAGCGAGGGGGAAGTCTTTATGGGCGTGGATCTTTCGGCGCTTCTGCGGGGGGGGAAGTGGCAACTTTACCCTTGAAGAGAAACTATCGAATCACTCAATTAGTTATACAAGACAAGCAAGTAGCGAAAGTATGGACAGAAAATGCCTTACATCATACTCGTCGTTAGCCATAATGAATGGTTGTGAGAGCTTGTCAAGCCCTAAAAGTGGTGAGGTTTGAAATTTGGGGGACCTTGACGTGGCCGGGTTGAATAGCGATTAAAGCAAAACCGACAACAGTGCGAACGTTGATCCTGGGAGCAGTGGCGTCTCGTTAGTTGATTGCTGGAAGTTGCGAGATGAAAAGCAGCCTGAGGCGAACCGAGGCTACTAGAGAAAGGGCAGTTGAATAAGAACTCACGGTGGtggtatgtttcttttggtaAGGGGAAGACAGCGAGGCAGAAAGATAGGAGGTTATCCAGATGTCTTTCCCCTGCCACTCCCGTGCTTCGTCGCGCTGCCGAGCGGACACTCCCGGTTTGGGGATAGTCGCCCGGTCACGTGTGCCTCTCGTTTGTCAGTAGGCTTCAATGAAAATCATATGCCAGAGCGCGACAACAAGAGGCGCTAAGATGACTGTCTTCTAAGGATGGTCATGGCTTACTCTTGATGTATATTACATCCATGCTTTATTTCACATGTTCATTGTCGGCCTTTGCCGAGAGCGGGATTCATTGATTATCGGGCGGGCATACACTCTTTTTCTACTATCTATGGTGGTAGGCGATCGTAGTTTGACCCATATCTTTGCCCTTTTTGTTGGACAAGCCAGTTTCTTTGGCTCTGTTCACCAAACTTGATCTGTACAAACATTTCCTGCTGCACCACACCTACCTTAGGCACTGCTGCTCTGATAGCGGTACTCTTTTGTGGCAATGACTGAGgtcagtgatgatgatgatgtctcTCTCACCTCGACTGTTCCTAGCCCGCCGAAGGAGAATTACTATGTGGATACCATTCACGCCGAGCGTGAAACTTCCCAGGGAATCGAATATCTCGTAGGATGGGAAGATTATCCTATCGAGAGGAGCAGTTGGGAGACGGCTGCCCAATTCGATGATGAGCAGACTCTGCTCGACTGGGAggataaaaaaagagagattGCAGCAGGAAGGCTGGAAGAGTTTGACCTCACTGATTTTAACAGGCGCCTGCATGAAGCTGAACAGGCCTGCCAAAAACGAAAGCACAAGCGACatttgaagagagaaaagctTGCGAAAGGCCAGCTGGAGCCATCAAACACTAGGTTCAGCTCTACGTCAAATGGCCCCAGGTTTACAGACTCCAATGTATCACTAAATCCTGGCACTGGTACCGCAAATCTATACCCAAGCAGAGCGACAAACCAGTCTCAGGTCGGGCCTTCTCGTTCTCAATCTATCCGTGGTGGGTTAACAAGGCCACCTCTAGTTGGATTTGGGACTGGTCGTGGTGGTAGAATTCGCTCCCGTCCTCGGAGATCCTATGATGCTGATCCTTCCGCTCCCCCCAAGATGTTCAAACTCCTGTCAACAAAACACAGATATGAGAAGGCAAGGGGTTATGAGCCTGCTCCAAACGTCAACCAGCTTGAGCTTATGAGGCCATCTGAGTGGTCTTCTACCACCGCCGCCTATTCATCCAATCCTGGTTTCCAGCAGAACGCCAACTTCAAGGAGCAGGGGCCAGGTGAAAGCCCAAGAAGGACAATTAGCGATGTTCCTAGTACAGACACTTTCATCTCTCAGCCCCAAATATCTCGTTCTGATGATTCCAAGACCTCAAACCACTCTTCGCCTGTTTCTGATAGGCCTCGTCGTTTATCTGACCGATCACAGGACCTCTATCTAATACCACGACGAAGACCTGGTCCAGAGGCTAAGTGGATTAAAAAGGAAGGGGGAACCTATTTTGTTAACCCAGGAGAACTTCTATGTACCTTGTATTATGGGCCTgataaaaaggaaattggTGAAGTTAGGATGTGCGGTTTGGACAAAATCAGGAGAAGCAGATTTCTTAGGACTAAGAAAGGCCACGTCCTTGAAATCTGGTTTCAACACCTCTGTAACCTTCCAGACTATAATCTTCTGTGCAGAAATGTGAGTAGCACATGCAAAGCTGGCTTGCTTGGTTGCTTAAATTGAAATCAGTCACTAATAGACATCGTTTCACCAGACAGCAAATGAAAAATATTGGAACGGCTGGGTTGAGGGGTTTGAAGACAGCGAACCAGAAATCTACCACTTTGGGAAAGAGCTCAG
This Aspergillus flavus chromosome 1, complete sequence DNA region includes the following protein-coding sequences:
- a CDS encoding RNA-binding protein required for biogenesis of the ribosomal 60S subunit (60S ribosome biogenesis protein Brx1, putative), translating into MAAVYKSVSKKQAKQLAREQEQDDSDAEMADMADLLADADDTSDSEEEEEEDLESAKKQLAAGYMPKTRVLMLTSRGVTSRHRHLLADLAGLLPHTHKESKLDTKKKTAGYNLLLNDLADLHSCNVIFFLEARKRGQDLYLWLARPPNGPTLKFHVNNLHTMGELNAGFSGNCLKGGRGVVVFDRSFDEQGPVMSQPGNEYRGLVREMLRGVFSVPKRGVKGMKPFIDRIIGVFGVDGKIWIRVYEIRESEAGGKKKSEDGEEAVKPVPKGKDGLPEVSLVEVGPRFVLTPIVILEGSFGGPVIYENKEYVSPNQVRHDIRISKAARHAKRRDMQTDRFAKRTNLGLGEGQRKPGPLDNKQLFA
- a CDS encoding putative ketohexokinase, coding for MSLVAIGACYVDTILTTPHYPGEDEKLRATNISRRRGGNCPNTLEVLQQLTVHSPSQTGVSLNLIAVLPAKSSIATQQIQSAFEPRVQLTHCIYREQYAEPASSYIFKSQSSGSRTIVNYNELPEMTVEEFKRIADDLGSKATWFHFEGRIPDVTLACIQYLRQQFPSLIISVEVEKPGREGLQELAMEADVVFYSKSWAQGNGYTSAKECLQKQSLITRKAQFLFCTWGEEGAVALETRSGDMIHSPAYTAPDFKVVDTIGAGDTFIAGMLYALIYRGDAWGLSQKLGFANRVAGMKVAQEGFSGLERALNSYP
- a CDS encoding F-box domain protein, with the protein product MTTANECSSKHITTMSFDHLATELLLHVFRSCETISDILNLASTCRRLRTVFNRSNKLQIFTDIAEREYGPLNEIIQIVTQNASQPAHLIRKPPMTNPLFKQIVQVGRVAQKWETIYPVKKWKVDYENRRSLTNDERFRLRRAIYRLWLYHRAFHTRTHDRFSRKLPHVVTERAQLLHNWSTQELADIEDVRLIIGDVVQNHICPSNGTIQRKFRKRFPESHHQLAFNIHLNYPAFGSLGSPGLFDNPNSVDQYYNTAHPPNLTESPAKYRSRFRNDFFHDPGAEGWGDEIPHYYVVQDMMKLDPGQVLWLREHAPLKEQVEDYVHSLGDWFRENGETFGDTLEWVMKERGDDIEEFRAAISDREVGIIWDECIT
- a CDS encoding putative ras GTPase Rab11, with the translated sequence MANDEYDFLFKVVLIGDSGVGKSNLLSRFTRNEFNLDSKSTIGVEFATRSIQVDSKTIKAQIWDTAGQERYRAITSAYYRGAVGALLVYDISKHQTYDNVNRWLKELRDHADSNIVIMLVGNKSDLRHLRAVPTEEAKQFASENNLSFIETSALDASNVELAFQNILTEIYRIVSSKALDSGDSGQAGLGDRRPVVDINPSQDPETKQGCC